Proteins encoded by one window of Lates calcarifer isolate ASB-BC8 linkage group LG5, TLL_Latcal_v3, whole genome shotgun sequence:
- the cant1b gene encoding LOW QUALITY PROTEIN: soluble calcium-activated nucleotidase 1b (The sequence of the model RefSeq protein was modified relative to this genomic sequence to represent the inferred CDS: deleted 2 bases in 2 codons) codes for MWDRGLEGRGVYYGMRAKENGRMVTACSGEKRRRKGYHLQSTPDGENEDDTSMTSFGVTVRGLPLALASMTQVATSDSRFHPKWRAITVATLLALVLILYLHRTVGDRDTPTRGFYRNRAHSLQLYSEGEHDVFRDTNRQTVQSLAHRQKREKPYNDTYPLSPPEKTKNGIRYRIGVIADLDTASRSFKDQTWFSYMKRGYVTVSESADRLEVEWDAETVTLESHLAEKGRGMELSELVAFNGHLYSVDDRTGVVYRIEGNQAVPWVILPDGDGSVSKGFKAEWLAVKDEHLYVGGLGKEWTTTSGEVVNNNPEWVKVVGYHGDVEHENWVPYYNALRSAAGIQPPGYLIHESAAWSERLQRWFFLPRRASHEHYEETADERRATNLLLSCPTDFSYISVQHVGPLNPTHGFSSFKFVPDTDDQIILALKSEEDAGRIATYIIAFTLDGQVLMPETKIGDVKYEGLEFI; via the exons ATGTGGGACAGAGGGCTGGAGGGACGTGGAGTTTATTATGGCATGCGTGCGAAGGAGAACGGCAGGATGGTTACTGCATGCTCAGGGGAGAAGAGGCGAAGGAAGG GCTACCACCTCCAGTCCACGCCTGACGGTGAGAATGAAGACGATACTTCCATGACCTCCTTCGGTGTTACAGTCCGTGGCCTCCCCCTGGCCTTGGCATCCATGACACAAGTGGCCACCTCAGACTCACGCTTTCATCCAAAATGGCGGGCGATCACTGTGGCGACGCTGCTAGCTTTAGTGCTCATATTATATCTGCACCGGACAGTAGGGGACAGAGACACTCCTACCAGAGGTTTCTACCGCAACAGGGCTCACAGTTTGCAACTGTACAGTGAGGGCGAGCATGATGTCTTCAGGGACACTAACAGACAAACTGTACAGAGCCTTGCGCACCGTCAGAAAAGGGAAAAACCTTACAATGACACTTACCCGTTGAGTCCACCAGAGAAGACAAAGAACGGCATCCGCTACCGTATAGGAGTGATTGCAGACCTAGACACAGCTTCACGTAGCTTTAAGGATCAGACGTGGTTCAGTTACATGAAAAGAGGTTATGTGACTGTTTCAGAGAGCGCC GACAGACTGGAGGTGGAGTGGGATGCAGAGACTGTCACCCTGGAGAGCCACCTGGCTGAGAAAGGACGGG GCATGGAGCTGTCAGAGCTTGTGGCCTTCAAT GGTCACCTGTACAGCGTCGATGACCGGACAGGTGTAGTGTACAGGATTGAGGGCAACCAGGCTGTCCCCTGGGTTATATTACCTGACGGTGATGGCTCAGTCTCCAAAG ggttCAAGGCAGAGTGGCTGGCCGTGAAGGATGAGCACCTGTACGTTGGCGGTCTGGGGAAGGAGTGGACGACGACCTCTGGGGAAGTCGTCAACAACAACCCAGAGTGGGTTAAAGTTGTCGGCTACCATGGCGATGTGGAGCATGAGAACTGGGTGCCATACTACAACGCCCTGCGGAGTGCAGCAGGAATCCAACCACCAG GCTACCTTATCCATGAATCAGCGGCTTGGAGCGAGCGTCTCCAGCGCTGGTTTTTCCTCCCTCGCCGTGCCAGTCACGAGCACTACGAAGAGACTGCGGACGAGCGGCGTGCCACCAACCTCCTCTTGTCCTGCCCCACAGACTTCAGCTACATATCCGTGCAGCATGTCGGACCACTCAACCCCACCCATGGCTTCTCCTCTTTTAAATTTGTTCCAGATACGGACGATCAGATCATCCTAGCCCTGAAATCAGAGGAGGACGCAGGCAGGATCGCCACCTACATAATCGCATTTACACTCGACGGTCAGGTGCTGATGCCTGAGACAAAGATTGGGGATGTGAAGTACGAGGGGCTGGAGTTTATCTAA